GTCCCCGTACCTGGATCGGTAGGAGTTCCCGTGCCCGGATCGGTAGGAGTCCCTGTTCCTGGATCGGTAGGAGTTCCCGTGCCTGGATCGGTAGGAGTTCCCGTGCCTGGATCGGTAGGAGTTCCCGTGCCTGGATCGGTAGGAGTTCCCGTGCCCGGATCAGTAGGATCGCCTTTACCCGGTTCCCCGCTATTGTTAATGACAACCTCACCTTGTGTTTGGGCATACGAGGTTGTCGTGAAACCGAAAATGTTTTGGATGATGAGCAAAAGTGCCACCACAACGATCCAAGATTTCCTTTGCATATGCTCCTCCTGTACTAAATAAAAACTAGTTCATTTTGTCTTTCAGTAGGAAGTGTTAAGGCTGAGATGAAGTTGTCTGTTTCTGTTTCCATTCAGCTTGAACGATCAGTCTGTCCTTCGGATCTTTCGCTCCAACAGGGGTGCATGTGACCAAGGTGATCAATGGCTTCTTTTGATCCTCTAGAACTTCTACTTGTGTACGATCTACGACAAAGGCTTTCACGACAACGAACTGGTAGGTTGCCGTTTTCGTCTTGATCTCAATCTCATCGTTAGGTGCTAGTTCGTCCATGCGATTGAATTGCTTACCATGAGTAATCCCGCGATGGCCAGCCAGTCCAACATTGTTCACGCCGAATTCCTTGTCTGGCTCGATCAGGCCAACACCTTTACTCAAGGAATGCTTGTCCGCGCCTTCAAAAATCATCATTTCCAGATCAATTTTGGGAATCCGAATCACGCCTCTGGCACCTTCCAACATAGCGAGCGGCTCTTGTATCTGAGGAGATGGTGTATCTTCTGAAGCAGTTGTTTCTATTTGCTCGCTGACGTTGCTCAGTTGTTCGAACGCTTCGATGAGCTGTTCCTGCTTTTGTGCAGATACCGCCGTTTCCCATTGAGGATAGAAAAGGAGGAACAAGCCTGCCAGGATAAACCCAGCACTTAACAGCACTCGCACATTCTTCAACTCCCTTTTCGCACCGTTAACTCAATTCATCTTTCCCCCCTTGTCCCAATTTTTCGTTAACTATGTTCGGCAAGGGCATCCTTCGTTGTACAAGTCTTGCTAGTCGAGAACAACAGATTCACCTGCTGTTCCAATTATGAAAAAATGCCTAGAGGTATCATAATCTTTCGACCTATACAATTTCTGAACATGAAAAAAGCCAGGGGAGGAAGAATCTCCTTTCTGGCTTTTTCGGTCTTCATTCTATGGTTAATAGGCGATGCTTTTTGAAACAAATCCAACTAAAACCTTCCCATTTGCATCAACGGTGGAGCCGTAATACCAATCTCCATGTTCACCGACAACTTGAACAAGTGCATCTCTGACAGCGTAGCCCCTGCCTGGACTTTCTGCGGAAGAGGTCGAGAAGAAGTAGCCTTTCTCTCCTTGAATTTTGACAGTCTTAGGAGTAATCGGTGTATACGAGGTGACCACTGTTTTAGAAATGTAACCTTGATCGATGGAGATAAACTCCAGCTGTGTACCGGATGCTTTGATTTCAAAACCATACCAAAGGGTTGCAGCAACGACAGAGTCAAGGGATGGAGCAGAATAAACGGTAGCATTGTCTACGGCTACAATTGTTTTCGAAGGGAGTATTTTCCGTTGTGCGGGGGCCGCTGGTTTTGAAGGGGCCGATTTTTTTACTTGGCTGTTGGAAGAACCACCGCCACCGTTGTGATAGTGATATTCTCCATACTGTAATCCCCATTTTTCACAGTTTGTTCTACAGGTGTGTCCACCATTTGCATCTGTTCTGCCTGGATGCGCCTCAATCATTTGAACAGGGAAAAAAGCAAAGCAAAGAATGAGTGCAAGTACAGAAATAATCTTTTTCATAGACAACCTCCTAAGGATTCGCTTTCGCCCGCAACAGATTCAACCCCATCCCGATAAAAACAATCCCTGTCAGCTTGTTGAGAATGAGGGAGAACTTCTGATTATTGCGCAATTTTTGCGTAGCGAAGGAAGCAAACAGGGCGAGGAGACTGCACCAGATGCCACCCGTAACGGTAAAAGTAAGGCCAAGAATAAGGAAAGGGAGTGGTCCGGCTTCCGTTGCGCTAACAAATTGCGGGAGGAAGGCGATGAAAAACAGGGCGACCTTTGGATTCGTGACACTTGTCAGGATCGCTTGCAGATAAATTTTTTCACCCTTGAGCTTCTTGGAATCGGCTGCGTCAAAAGCTGGTGATTCCTTCGTCATGAGCATGCGAATGCCCAAATAGACGAGATAGGCGACCCCCAATATTTTGACGATGTTAAAAAGCACGATGGATTGCGCCAAAAGGAGCGACAAGCCGAAGGCAGCCAAGAGCGTGTGAATGAGTGAGCCTGTCAAAATGCCGAGAACCGAAAGAATACCTGCCTGTTTTCCTTGCGAAATGCTGCGGGTGATGATGTACATCGTGTCAGAGCCGGGTATCAGGTTCAACATGATCGCGGTCATCAGAAATGCTTCATAATGGACGATTCCAAACATCTCTTCTCACTCCTCATCTGTCTATAAAATAAAAATAAATTATAGAATAATCTGATACCTGGCGCAATGCGGAAAATGAGGAAAAGCTCCTGACGCAGATCAAGGAACGTATGCCATGATCGCGAGGGGAGCTCATTATTCAAGCGGACTGATTACGGCGTTGATTCAGTAGCGCGTATCCAGCCTTCTTTTCCATCAAATACAATCTGGTACCAGCCATTTATATCTGCGATGACTTGGAAGGAACCATCTGCTACTACCTGACCGATCTTCTCATATTCTTCACCAGGACCCGCAAAAACATCGATTTTTTGAGTGGTAGGGGGAGTTTGATCCGTCGCTTCTGTTGATCCGTCAGCTGGGGAAGTCGCTTCTCCTGACCCAGTTCCCCCAGTCGTTTCCTCGGAACCCTCCTCCAAGTCAGCCAGCTTTTCCATGTAAGCTAAGCCATTGTCCTCGAGCTTGAACAAAGCGATTTCTTTTTCCCCTTTGCCTACCGCATTTTTCATGATCACATGCTCGGAGTCCTCTACGCTGAGTTCATCCGCCTGGACCGAAAAGCGCTTATCGAGTGACTCTTTTGTCAAATTTGGAGAGAGCGCCGTGTAGGAGTGAGTACGCTCCTTGCCGGATGCACTCACGATAATCACAGGCTTGTCTTTACTTCCGAGTGTATCGTCGATCTTAGCCTTTGCCGATTTCATGTCCACATCGAGCGACTGATCCAGATAGAGAAGCGAATCATTTGGCATTTTTGCTGCGAAGTAAAGATGTTGATCTGCCGCAGAGAGTCCAAATGCGTAAAGCTTTGCTCCCCAGCGATCTGTGCCGGAGAACATGTCGGTGAACGTTCTGTCTGGATATCTCAATTGCAATAAGCGTGCTGGATCGTATTCCAACCAGAGCTTTTCCAGATCAGACAGGAGAGTAGCCGTATCCTGGAGCGGATTCAACTGTTCGTACAATTCACGCGCTTTGGTGAACTCAAACGACTTGATGTATTGTTCTGCCTGCTTGAGCTTGCCTTCCAGATAGCGGGTGATCGAATCGAGAACAGGTGAATCACTGGACAGCACATCCTCGATTTTGCGATAGGCGGCTGCCATGTCAACGAAGGCACTCAAATCCTTCGAACGAATGACTTCCTTTATTTCAGTTAGCGCATACTTTTCCAACTGCCCCACTAACCAATCTGTCTCGATACCCAGTTGTTTGTAATGGCGTATGCTGGTAGCCGTTTTGGTGATGACTTCTTTAAAAGGAGCCGAAGCGATCAATTTCCGTAGCTTCGTTTTTTCATAGTCCTGAAACAAGGTCGAGAGCTCAGCCCGCTTTTTCTCTTTGCCTCCGTAATATTCTTCTGGAATGGCAAGGAGTGTTTCGATGAAAGATTCGTCCTGGTCGTTTCCCTTTTCGAGATTCGATTGTGCCTGAGCCTTCGCTGTTTGCAAGGCATTCAGGTAATAATCGGAAAAGCTCTTATCCATCCCAAAGTGAGCGGACAATTGCTGGAAAAAGACCGCGGGTACGTCCTTTTGAATCTGGTATTTTTGTTTAACAGCTTGATACTGTTCATAGACCGCACCGATTTCTGCGATCTTCTTTTCCGAAATGGCCGAGCGTGATTGCAGGTGCAGCCCTTCCAGCTCAGTGCGGATAGATGTCAGTTGGAACATGATGCTATTCCATTCGTCATCCCCGTAGGACAGGACAGCCATATCATTCGCACGAGAAAAGGTTTCCTCGGCTTGCAGCAGGTTCTTTTGTTCATAATACGCCTTTGCCTGTTTATACAAGGAAATCTGCTCGTACCCGAATCCGAGCTTGAACAGAACGGCGATCAAACCTAAGGCAAAGAGTCCGAGAACAATATTACGGACCCAGAGGGACCTATAATAGGGAGAGATAGGCAACATAAAAGGCCCCTCCTTCACAGTAAGCCTTTAAAATCCGGGTCAAACGCGTAATGCGTATCCACCCTGTTTTTGGTAGAATGATATAGTTGTTCCCAAGCTTCATTCTTATGGGTTTGTACCATTTTTGCCAATCGCAGAAGGCGCTCGCGAGGCAAAAAATCGATAAATTCAATAATCAGATCTTGATACTCGTCCACATAAGACTTCATGCGGAGCGCTGCACCTGCCACTTGACCGATGAGCTGATCCCCGTTTTCCAGCAACAATATTTGATTTTTATAACGTCTGACATAAGTAAGCACGGATTTTTTGACGAGCGAAGGCTGGACCTTGATGACTTCGCGCACATATTCCATGAAATCCTTGTCGTACATAGATGGGATGAGCGTTTCGAGCTCCAGCTCCATGTCTTTGCGCAGGACGTAATGATTGAGGAACATGATCTTGCGTATCTTGATCGTATCAGAATCGATGAAATGCCCGATCTCTCTCGTTTTTTCATAAGCTTCCTTGAGATGTCCTTCTTTGACGTCGTTGCCCACTTCCTCCAAATGACGGAGGAGTGAACTCTTGAGGGTCTCTATTTCCCTCGTTAAAAAGTGTTGAAATTGTAAGTCCCTTTCATAGGCGCCGTATTTTTTCTGCATCACGAAAAACAGGACGCACAACACACAGCCAATACCTCCTGCGAGAGCTAATTGCAAAAGGGTCTCCGCAGAAAGGGCAGCAAGACAGACGAACAAGCCCAAGAGCAAAAAGCGGGTCTGCACATAGCGGCGTGTTACCGCATGGGAAACCTGGCGGATCGGTGTGTAGGCTCTCCCGCAAGTCTCGCAATGTGTCTCCCACAGGACATGGTACGTATGGCATCGCGTGCACGCTTGAATTCTTTCATACGTATGAGTGGTTTTGCGGGTTTTGCGAAATTGGACGCCGATTCGTTTTCTCATGGTGAATCCCTCTTCTCATTCAGTAAGGCATGAAGATGCTGATCGATTTCGGCGTTGGAGAGATTGCGCCGTTTTAGTCGCAGCAGCTTGAGGAATCGGACCGCTAGCAGCAAAAAAGCCGCAAACAACAGAAAGTAAGTTAACATAAAAATTCTCCTAACGAAGTTGTCGAAATCTGTAACAAAGAATCATGTCGTATCGTATTACGAGTAAGGGGCAATCATTCTAGTACTTTTTTATCATTTGTCTTCTACTTCTTGAATCTAGTGGTAATAGTGTCATAGTCTTACTTTCTTTGCAACACTTCACAAATTCTTTGTAACGAATAAGAAAAGGAGCTCTTATGAAAATAATACGATTCAGAATGTTATGTCGATACGTGGCATGTCTTGTCCTGCTCTTGGTCAGTGTCCTCTCCGTCACTCACCCAGGTTTTGCGCAAACGAGCGGAAACAATATGGATGCTGTCCTGGTCGTGGATGTCAGCAACTCTATGACCCAAAGCGATAAGAACAAAGTCAGCAACGAAGCAATGAAAATGTTCGTCGACATGACGTCGATCCAAGCGAACAAAATCGGTGTAGTCGCCTATACCGACAAGATCGAGCGAGAAAAGGCACTGCTTGAGATTAATTCCGAAGAAGACAAAAACGATATCAAAGCCTTCATCGACAGCCTGCAAAAAGGTGCCTACACCGATATTGCTGTCGGGGTAACAGAAGCAGTAAAAATCATTGATGCGGGACGCAATCCAAACAATGCACCGATCATCGTACTGCTGGCAGACGGAAACAACTACATGAACAAAGCATCAAGCCGTACCCAAACACAGTCTGACCAAGAGCTGCAGCAAGCAGTAAAAGAGGCCAAAGACAAAGGCTATCCGATCTACACGATTGGCTTGAACGCAGATGGTCAGCTTAACCGCACGACATTACAGCAGATTGCTGCGGAGACAAATGGTAAATTTTTTGAAACGAGCACAGCGGACAAGCTCCCGCAAATCTTGAGCGAAATCTTTGCGAATCACCTGAAGCTGAAGGTTGTCCCAGTGAAAAGCTTCGTCGCAAACGGTCAGGCTCAGGAGATTCCGATCCCCATCCCGAATGGCAGCGTCATGGAAGCCAACATCTCAATCATGTCGCAAAAAGCAGTGGAAGTGAAGCTGTATGACCCAGCGGGCAAGGAAGTACAAATCCCTTCCAACCAGATCAGACTGTCGAAGTCCAATGCGTACACGATGATCAAGCTGGTTAAGCCACAGCAGGGCGATTGGAAGCTACAGGTAAAAGGTGTCCCGAAGGAAAAAATCGATATTAACCTCATCTTCAACTACGATCTGCAATTGGAGATGGAGCCAGTCACAGCCAAGAGCTTCAAGGCTGGCGATGTCGTACCGATCAAGGCTACGCTTGTTTCAAACGGGCAAAAGATAGCGAGTCCTGATCTGTACAAGCAGATGAAGGCGACACTGATCGTCAATGACAAGACGGACAATAAGACAAATGAGGTCATCCTGAACAATACGGGCAGCGGGTTCGAAGGCAGTTTCACAATCCCGGCTGACCATACGTACGAGATAAAAATCAAGGCAGAAGACACCAGCTTTTACCGGGAGACAAAGTCGCTCCTTGTCGATGCTTCTAAAACGGCAGGCTCTGGAGCGGGCAAGCCGAACACAACCACTGCTCCTGCTGCAGAATCGAAACCATTTCCATGGCTGACCGTACTAGGAGGTACCGTGGTTCTCCTCCTGTTGATCGGTGCAGGCTTGTACGCACTGTCGATCTATCGCAAGGCGAACAAGGGCTTCGCGGGCCAAATCGCCATCGAGATCGTGGATGAGGATACAGGCGAAAAGTCCAATCCGCAGTACAAGAAACTGAACGCGTTCAAAGGAAAAGTGAAGCTGCACCAGCTCTTGCAGCTCGCCCCTGAGTTTGCGGAGACAGAGAAGGTCCTCTTTTTACCAGGGAAAAACGATACGCTGATCCTCGAAAATCGTTCGAGCTGCCGAATCGAAAAGGCCGGACGTGTCCTCGATGCAAGCAAAGGCAAAGAGCTGAAGAAAAACGATCGGATCAAAATTTCGTTAACGAATGTGAACAAGTCCTTATATGTAGATTACATCGTCTAGGAGTGAGTCGATTATGAAAGCAGTTGTGAGAGAACACATTCAACAATTGGACGTATCCCTCGGCGGGGGAATCGTCAGTGACAAGATTCGTGTAGATACCATTGATAACCCGATGCTCGTCATCGGTCTAGGCGGTACAGGAATTGATGCGCTTTTGCGCCTGAAATACCAAGTGAACAGACGCTTCAAGCTGCCGGTAGACCAGCTTTCCAAGAAGCGCAAGGAAAAGCCGGACAATATTGAATTCATCGCGTTTGAAACGAATGAGCATGACCGCAACAAAAAGTACAAAGGCATCGGACTCGACCCAGTGACGGAGTTCGTACTCCTGTCCAATCCTGAGATTGGCGGTGTGTTGCAGAATCGCAGCATTCTGGAGCCGTACATCACCGACTGGCTCTCACCAGAGCTGACGATTACGGACGGAATCAGCGGAGCATCGGGTGTTCGTCAGGCAGGGAGACTTCTTCTCTTTACGAAAATTACGCAAGTCGTTCAAACGATTGAGAAAAAGGTCAAGATGCTGTGCGAGGGCACGAACAAAAAGCTGACTGTATTCCTCTTGAGCGGTTTGTCCGGGGGAACGGGGAGCGGTTGTTTCCTCGACATCGCTTATATCGTACGAGGCATTTTGGAGCGCGACTTCGGCAGTGCGGGGGTAGACAAGGTGAATACGCTGGGCTACCTGTTCACGCCTGACGTCAACCTGTCGAACAAGAGTCTCAGCTCGCACACTCGCGACTACATCATGAAAAACGGTTATGCGGCATTAAAAGAGCTGGACTACTGGATGAATGCGGACGAGCGAAATGAGCGTTTCCGCCAGCAATACGGCAGCGTGCTCACTGTGCAATCGCCAATGCCGCCATTCAACCTGTGCCATTTGATTTCTGCGACCAATCTCGAAGGCAAAGCATTGGAAAACGCCTACGATTACTGCATGAACGTAACGGCGGAGAACATTACCAACTTCATGGCGAGCGAAGAAAAGCGATCGGGTGAAGAGTTTGCGATCCACGACTATATCAGCAACATCCGTACGAACATCAACCAGATGCCAAAAGCGTACGCAGCCAACTACCAATACAACGTCATCGGTGCTTCCTCTGCTGTCTTGCCGATCGAAGAGATGACAACCTACTTGGCTTATCGCTTGTTTAAAAAGATGGAAAAAATGTTCACGGTAGCACCAACACAAGAAGATGCGGAGAAATTCGCCCGCAAGCTCGGAATCGATATCGACTCGATTTCCCGCAAGTTCGAGGAGCGCGTTCCTGAACCATTGCCAGGCTATGAAAACAGCGAACGTCTGAACTACAGCAACGTCATTACCCAGCAAGTCGTGAGCATCGACCACGAGCTGGAGCAAGGCTATCTCGCCAAAGCGCGCGAAGCGTACATCAAGTCCAAAAAGCAGATGCCAGGCGACATGATCTCTGTTTTTGGCGAAATGATCACACGCGTATTCCTGCACCCGGAGCAAGGGCCGTTCTATGCGTCCCGTCTGATTCATTCGGACAAAGGCTATTGCCTGATGAAAATGATCCTCTCCTACATCGAGAGCCTCAAGGCAAATTTGGAGAGCTACCCGCCTGAGATCGAGGGTGCGCGCGAAAATGCGAACGAAAAGCTGGGTGATGCCCGCAGTGCTTTCATCTCCAAGGAGAAGAAGAAAAACAGCTATATCGAAGCGAAGATCAACGAATACCAGCTCCTGGCTGATCAGGAAAAACTGGAACAAATGATCGAATTCTATGAAGAGCTGCACCGTTTGTTGAATGCAGAAAACAATCGCGTTTATAACGTATTTACTGAGATTTTGAACGCACTCAACCAAATTTTCGAGCAAAACGGCGACATCCTGATCAACGGCGGCGAAGAGAGCGACCGCACTGGCAACAAGACATACTACTGGAACATCGTCAGTGTGCCGGATATCTCCAAAGTCGTCAGCAACATTCTGGAGCAAAAAGATGCGGATGACCTGATCCGCGACTTCACCAGCGAGCTGCTGCGACACTCCGATCAGTGGGTCAAAGAGCAGGAGCTGGATATCGTCAGCTCGATTTCCGAATTCCTCTCGGAGAAGTTCGGTGAGGTAATCACCAAGTCGATGGAAGAATTCCTCGTAATCAAATACGGTCAGGACGAGACACTCGATCGCATCGTAGAGCGCAAGATAGCGAGCAAGCTGGACGAAGAGGCGATTCCGGTCTTCCATCTGAGCAACAATCTCGGCAATATGCACTTCCCGTCCTGGGGCTTTGTATCCGTGCCGCTGAAAGCACCATCGATCTTGAAGGGAATTAAAAACTATCAAAATACAGCGATTAGCGGGTCGCGCTTTACCGTCAAAGAAAGCGAAGTCAAAAACCGCATCTTCTGGCTGAATACGAAAAACGGTGTTCCACTGTTCGCTTACACACCGCTGAAGGTCTACGAGGAAAGCTACGAACGTACCATTCTGGATAGAGAGGGTATCGGACGCCACCTCGTTCAAACCGAAAAGAACAACTGGGCGTACCTCCCATCGCCGATTCCAGAAAAATCGTGGGGAGATACGTACCAAAACGGACGGATCAAAGCGTACAACGCCAACGTACGCGAACTGTTTGACCGCGCGGTGCGCTACGGAGCCATCCGCGAAAAAGGCAGCGACAGCAAGACCAGCAACCGCTATGAATCCATCGTGACGAAGCCGTTCTCGCTGGCTACTTTCTTGGCTAAGCACCAAGCGCAAGGAGACGCGACCCAGCTGAGCCCTGGCGAGATCAAGCGTGCATTGGTTGAGCTCAAAGGCTTCATGAGAGAGGGTCTGGAGCAAGAATTTACGCGTGATGTGTTCGGCAGTATCAGTGAAGAGATGGCAAAAGAAAACCTGATTCGCTATCCAGAGCAGATTCGTCTGATCGAACAAGAGGTGCGCAAATACGAAGAAATCGAGGCCAAAATTCAGGAGCTGGAGCAGATCGTAGGCGCTATCAAGGACGAAGAAGAGCTGGTGACCCGATTTATTGAAGCCCTTTACACAGGGACGATTTGCAAGCGCGGTGC
The window above is part of the Brevibacillus antibioticus genome. Proteins encoded here:
- a CDS encoding tubulin-like doman-containing protein codes for the protein MKAVVREHIQQLDVSLGGGIVSDKIRVDTIDNPMLVIGLGGTGIDALLRLKYQVNRRFKLPVDQLSKKRKEKPDNIEFIAFETNEHDRNKKYKGIGLDPVTEFVLLSNPEIGGVLQNRSILEPYITDWLSPELTITDGISGASGVRQAGRLLLFTKITQVVQTIEKKVKMLCEGTNKKLTVFLLSGLSGGTGSGCFLDIAYIVRGILERDFGSAGVDKVNTLGYLFTPDVNLSNKSLSSHTRDYIMKNGYAALKELDYWMNADERNERFRQQYGSVLTVQSPMPPFNLCHLISATNLEGKALENAYDYCMNVTAENITNFMASEEKRSGEEFAIHDYISNIRTNINQMPKAYAANYQYNVIGASSAVLPIEEMTTYLAYRLFKKMEKMFTVAPTQEDAEKFARKLGIDIDSISRKFEERVPEPLPGYENSERLNYSNVITQQVVSIDHELEQGYLAKAREAYIKSKKQMPGDMISVFGEMITRVFLHPEQGPFYASRLIHSDKGYCLMKMILSYIESLKANLESYPPEIEGARENANEKLGDARSAFISKEKKKNSYIEAKINEYQLLADQEKLEQMIEFYEELHRLLNAENNRVYNVFTEILNALNQIFEQNGDILINGGEESDRTGNKTYYWNIVSVPDISKVVSNILEQKDADDLIRDFTSELLRHSDQWVKEQELDIVSSISEFLSEKFGEVITKSMEEFLVIKYGQDETLDRIVERKIASKLDEEAIPVFHLSNNLGNMHFPSWGFVSVPLKAPSILKGIKNYQNTAISGSRFTVKESEVKNRIFWLNTKNGVPLFAYTPLKVYEESYERTILDREGIGRHLVQTEKNNWAYLPSPIPEKSWGDTYQNGRIKAYNANVRELFDRAVRYGAIREKGSDSKTSNRYESIVTKPFSLATFLAKHQAQGDATQLSPGEIKRALVELKGFMREGLEQEFTRDVFGSISEEMAKENLIRYPEQIRLIEQEVRKYEEIEAKIQELEQIVGAIKDEEELVTRFIEALYTGTICKRGALYVYDKDEEEDAWEPFINLMKVNKHVEFAIYEKFRALDHKSMATIQRKAAKRSDAMTSAEDTQQLLAKLEEIATAFQETKNDLEYDRDEYVNGEELFQFYKKIWSKVNDMRKTLQ
- a CDS encoding LysE family translocator: MFGIVHYEAFLMTAIMLNLIPGSDTMYIITRSISQGKQAGILSVLGILTGSLIHTLLAAFGLSLLLAQSIVLFNIVKILGVAYLVYLGIRMLMTKESPAFDAADSKKLKGEKIYLQAILTSVTNPKVALFFIAFLPQFVSATEAGPLPFLILGLTFTVTGGIWCSLLALFASFATQKLRNNQKFSLILNKLTGIVFIGMGLNLLRAKANP
- a CDS encoding vWA domain-containing protein, which produces MKIIRFRMLCRYVACLVLLLVSVLSVTHPGFAQTSGNNMDAVLVVDVSNSMTQSDKNKVSNEAMKMFVDMTSIQANKIGVVAYTDKIEREKALLEINSEEDKNDIKAFIDSLQKGAYTDIAVGVTEAVKIIDAGRNPNNAPIIVLLADGNNYMNKASSRTQTQSDQELQQAVKEAKDKGYPIYTIGLNADGQLNRTTLQQIAAETNGKFFETSTADKLPQILSEIFANHLKLKVVPVKSFVANGQAQEIPIPIPNGSVMEANISIMSQKAVEVKLYDPAGKEVQIPSNQIRLSKSNAYTMIKLVKPQQGDWKLQVKGVPKEKIDINLIFNYDLQLEMEPVTAKSFKAGDVVPIKATLVSNGQKIASPDLYKQMKATLIVNDKTDNKTNEVILNNTGSGFEGSFTIPADHTYEIKIKAEDTSFYRETKSLLVDASKTAGSGAGKPNTTTAPAAESKPFPWLTVLGGTVVLLLLIGAGLYALSIYRKANKGFAGQIAIEIVDEDTGEKSNPQYKKLNAFKGKVKLHQLLQLAPEFAETEKVLFLPGKNDTLILENRSSCRIEKAGRVLDASKGKELKKNDRIKISLTNVNKSLYVDYIV
- a CDS encoding YHYH domain-containing protein, producing MKKIISVLALILCFAFFPVQMIEAHPGRTDANGGHTCRTNCEKWGLQYGEYHYHNGGGGSSNSQVKKSAPSKPAAPAQRKILPSKTIVAVDNATVYSAPSLDSVVAATLWYGFEIKASGTQLEFISIDQGYISKTVVTSYTPITPKTVKIQGEKGYFFSTSSAESPGRGYAVRDALVQVVGEHGDWYYGSTVDANGKVLVGFVSKSIAY
- a CDS encoding class D sortase, whose product is MRVLLSAGFILAGLFLLFYPQWETAVSAQKQEQLIEAFEQLSNVSEQIETTASEDTPSPQIQEPLAMLEGARGVIRIPKIDLEMMIFEGADKHSLSKGVGLIEPDKEFGVNNVGLAGHRGITHGKQFNRMDELAPNDEIEIKTKTATYQFVVVKAFVVDRTQVEVLEDQKKPLITLVTCTPVGAKDPKDRLIVQAEWKQKQTTSSQP
- a CDS encoding SH3 domain-containing protein; the protein is MLPISPYYRSLWVRNIVLGLFALGLIAVLFKLGFGYEQISLYKQAKAYYEQKNLLQAEETFSRANDMAVLSYGDDEWNSIMFQLTSIRTELEGLHLQSRSAISEKKIAEIGAVYEQYQAVKQKYQIQKDVPAVFFQQLSAHFGMDKSFSDYYLNALQTAKAQAQSNLEKGNDQDESFIETLLAIPEEYYGGKEKKRAELSTLFQDYEKTKLRKLIASAPFKEVITKTATSIRHYKQLGIETDWLVGQLEKYALTEIKEVIRSKDLSAFVDMAAAYRKIEDVLSSDSPVLDSITRYLEGKLKQAEQYIKSFEFTKARELYEQLNPLQDTATLLSDLEKLWLEYDPARLLQLRYPDRTFTDMFSGTDRWGAKLYAFGLSAADQHLYFAAKMPNDSLLYLDQSLDVDMKSAKAKIDDTLGSKDKPVIIVSASGKERTHSYTALSPNLTKESLDKRFSVQADELSVEDSEHVIMKNAVGKGEKEIALFKLEDNGLAYMEKLADLEEGSEETTGGTGSGEATSPADGSTEATDQTPPTTQKIDVFAGPGEEYEKIGQVVADGSFQVIADINGWYQIVFDGKEGWIRATESTP